A window from Luteibacter flocculans encodes these proteins:
- the tsaB gene encoding tRNA (adenosine(37)-N6)-threonylcarbamoyltransferase complex dimerization subunit type 1 TsaB: MNFLAIETSTEACSVALVHGDEVIERSEVAPRRHAELVLPMADALLAEAGLSRTALDGIAVGRGPGAFTGVRLGVSLAQGMAMALDVPVVTVSSLQALALEAPEDDAAVLSVIDARMGEIYVAAWRREDDGSVALLDRERVDTAAALVLPDVSAWHVVGTGWTTYEDALRQRIAAPIRSAEGARYPQARHVAELAVRRFRDGDAVAPELALPVYLRDKVALTLVEQGKAQGL, encoded by the coding sequence ATGAATTTTCTCGCCATCGAAACCTCCACCGAAGCCTGTTCGGTCGCCCTCGTCCACGGCGACGAGGTGATCGAACGCAGCGAGGTCGCGCCGCGCCGGCATGCAGAGCTGGTGCTGCCGATGGCCGATGCCTTGCTCGCCGAGGCGGGGCTGAGCCGCACGGCGCTCGACGGCATTGCGGTCGGCCGCGGTCCTGGTGCCTTCACCGGCGTGCGCCTTGGGGTGTCGCTCGCGCAGGGCATGGCCATGGCGCTGGACGTGCCCGTGGTCACGGTGTCGTCGTTGCAGGCGCTGGCGTTGGAAGCGCCCGAGGACGACGCGGCGGTGCTTTCGGTGATCGACGCGCGGATGGGCGAGATCTACGTCGCCGCATGGCGCCGGGAGGACGACGGGAGCGTGGCGTTGCTCGACCGCGAACGCGTGGATACGGCGGCTGCACTGGTGCTGCCCGACGTGTCGGCGTGGCATGTGGTCGGCACGGGTTGGACCACGTACGAGGATGCGCTTCGCCAACGCATCGCGGCACCGATCCGTTCCGCCGAAGGCGCGCGTTACCCGCAGGCAAGACACGTGGCGGAACTGGCCGTGCGCCGGTTTCGCGACGGTGACGCGGTCGCCCCCGAACTGGCCTTGCCGGTATACCTGCGCGACAAGGTTGCGCTCACGCTGGTGGAGCAGGGCAAGGCCCAGGGTCTTTAG
- the creD gene encoding cell envelope integrity protein CreD: MTRTTQDRGNPMFRWTQSITAKVLGVALLALIMLIPLSQADGLVRERQAMRDAASVRVAEGWGGPQTIGGFVLAVPTRQDMRGSDGKVVSVRDGTEIVLADELTTVADLVVERRHAGMYEVPVYTGEVTLRGRLLPSDVRRFAADSTASWSPGKAELRLLIADTRGLQGITSVTIDGHDARLSSSAARMGPYTVLATPIQIDPERETPVDFAMTLRIAGTESFSVLPMARTNTMRLRAPWPDPSFTGALLPGTHRVDARGFDASWQVLDLNRPYGQHWDANDGDVASRLEPSAVGVKLYQAGGVYQQNDRAGKYGLLFIALTFVAFFLFEVLKGLRLHPVQYLLVGAAMASFYVLLLALSEQIGFGPAYAVAAATVVLIVGGYAMAALRARRAGLVLGGVIALVYAILYGLIGAEQYALLIGSAVLVGVIALLMYLTRRIDWYAHTAPPLAPLDTP; encoded by the coding sequence ATGACACGCACGACGCAGGACCGCGGAAATCCCATGTTCCGCTGGACACAATCGATCACGGCGAAGGTGCTCGGCGTCGCCTTGCTGGCCTTGATCATGCTCATTCCCTTGTCGCAGGCGGATGGCCTCGTGCGCGAGCGGCAGGCCATGCGCGATGCCGCCTCGGTTCGCGTGGCGGAAGGGTGGGGTGGCCCGCAGACGATCGGCGGCTTCGTGCTCGCCGTGCCCACGCGTCAGGACATGCGCGGCAGCGACGGCAAGGTCGTCAGCGTGCGTGATGGCACGGAGATCGTGCTGGCCGATGAGTTGACTACGGTGGCGGACCTGGTCGTCGAGCGTCGCCATGCCGGCATGTACGAAGTGCCGGTGTACACGGGCGAGGTGACGTTGCGCGGACGACTTCTCCCGAGCGACGTGCGTCGTTTCGCGGCGGATTCGACAGCCAGTTGGAGTCCCGGCAAGGCGGAGCTTCGCCTGTTGATTGCCGATACCCGAGGCCTGCAGGGCATCACCTCCGTGACCATCGACGGGCACGATGCGCGGCTCTCATCGTCAGCCGCCCGCATGGGGCCGTACACGGTGCTCGCTACGCCCATACAGATCGATCCGGAGCGCGAGACGCCCGTGGACTTCGCCATGACCCTGCGCATCGCGGGCACCGAATCGTTCTCCGTGCTGCCCATGGCACGCACTAACACCATGCGCCTCCGCGCGCCATGGCCCGATCCGAGCTTCACGGGGGCGCTGCTCCCCGGTACGCATCGTGTCGATGCGCGGGGCTTTGACGCGTCCTGGCAGGTGCTCGACCTCAATCGTCCCTATGGACAGCACTGGGATGCGAACGACGGCGACGTCGCCTCGCGGCTGGAGCCGTCCGCGGTCGGCGTGAAGCTCTACCAGGCAGGCGGCGTCTACCAGCAGAACGATCGCGCCGGCAAATACGGGCTGCTGTTCATCGCGCTGACCTTCGTGGCGTTCTTCCTGTTCGAAGTCCTGAAGGGCCTGCGCCTGCATCCGGTCCAGTACCTGCTCGTCGGTGCCGCCATGGCGAGTTTCTACGTGCTTCTGCTCGCGCTGTCCGAACAGATCGGCTTCGGCCCCGCCTATGCAGTCGCGGCGGCGACGGTGGTGCTGATCGTGGGTGGCTACGCGATGGCAGCGCTGCGTGCGCGCCGGGCCGGACTGGTCCTCGGCGGCGTCATCGCCCTGGTTTACGCCATACTGTATGGCCTCATCGGCGCGGAGCAGTACGCGTTGCTGATCGGCTCGGCGGTCCTGGTCGGGGTGATCGCATTGCTGATGTACCTGACCCGCCGGATCGACTGGTACGCGCATACGGCGCCGCCCCTTGCCCCGTTGGACACGCCATGA
- a CDS encoding ATP-dependent DNA helicase: MTELEVAAILGAEGPFAREVPGFAPREAQQRMASAVADAIAERDVLIAEAGTGTGKTFAYLVPALMSGRKVIVSTGTKALQDQLFFRDLPRVHAVLGSRARLSLLKGRSNYLCLYRLDQAVREGNADRQLVSQLSAIRAWSARTRRGDRMEMADIPEDSPVWPRVTSTPENCLGSECPFFEDCHVVKARREAMEADLVVVNHHLLMADLALKQEGFGEILPGADAFILDEAHQIPELAGQFFSQSVSSRQLVDLGHDALAEGQGVTGATSQLLEPVEVIQDLVKRLRLAIDPLPPRGPFGALDRDTSARELLTELRDVMAATADLLASLGERSRGLANVYERAQMLSLRLDRIAEEHSASDVRWYETWPKGFALHATPLDLASPLRAMRMSTDAAWIHTSATLSIAGDFGHFARQLGLEDPHTLHVESPFDYQHQALAYLPQGLPDPAARDYTDKVIDAIRPVLDASDGRAFLLFTSHRALRRAAEQLEGRVPWPLFVQGSAPRHRLLEAFRASGRGVLLGAASFWEGVDVAGEALSVVVIDKLPFAMPDDPVLQARLEALEEAGINPFMGWQVPTAVIALKQGAGRLIRDVHDRGVLVLCDPRLSTKGYGRLFLASLPPMPRTRDLAEVVAFFRDAAAPSS, from the coding sequence ATGACTGAACTCGAAGTGGCCGCGATCCTCGGCGCGGAGGGCCCATTCGCCCGCGAAGTGCCCGGTTTCGCGCCTCGCGAAGCCCAGCAGCGCATGGCCTCCGCGGTGGCCGACGCCATCGCCGAGCGCGACGTGCTGATCGCGGAGGCCGGTACCGGAACCGGAAAGACCTTCGCCTATCTCGTTCCCGCCTTGATGTCGGGGCGCAAGGTCATCGTTTCCACCGGCACCAAGGCGCTGCAGGACCAGCTGTTCTTCCGCGATCTCCCGCGCGTGCACGCCGTGCTCGGCAGCCGGGCGCGTCTCAGCCTGCTCAAGGGGCGCTCCAATTACCTGTGCCTTTATCGCCTGGACCAGGCCGTGCGCGAAGGTAACGCGGACAGGCAGCTGGTGTCGCAGCTCTCCGCCATCCGTGCCTGGTCGGCGCGCACGCGGCGTGGCGATCGCATGGAAATGGCGGACATTCCCGAAGATTCCCCCGTATGGCCGCGGGTGACCTCCACGCCGGAGAACTGCCTGGGTTCCGAGTGCCCGTTCTTCGAGGACTGCCATGTCGTGAAGGCGCGCCGCGAGGCCATGGAAGCGGATCTCGTGGTCGTGAATCACCACCTGCTCATGGCGGATCTCGCGCTCAAGCAGGAGGGCTTCGGGGAAATCCTGCCCGGTGCCGACGCCTTCATCCTCGACGAGGCCCATCAGATTCCCGAGCTGGCCGGACAGTTCTTCTCGCAGAGCGTCAGCTCGCGCCAACTCGTGGACCTGGGCCATGACGCGCTGGCCGAAGGGCAGGGCGTCACCGGCGCCACCAGCCAGCTGTTGGAACCGGTCGAGGTCATTCAGGATCTGGTGAAACGGTTGCGCCTGGCGATCGATCCCTTGCCGCCACGCGGCCCGTTCGGCGCGCTGGATCGCGATACGTCGGCGCGCGAGCTGCTGACCGAACTGCGCGACGTCATGGCCGCCACCGCCGATCTTCTGGCCTCTCTGGGAGAGCGCTCGCGAGGACTGGCCAACGTTTACGAACGCGCACAGATGCTGAGCCTGCGCCTGGACCGCATTGCCGAGGAACACTCGGCGAGCGACGTTCGCTGGTACGAGACCTGGCCCAAGGGCTTCGCGCTGCACGCCACGCCGCTGGATCTCGCGTCGCCACTGCGAGCGATGCGGATGTCCACCGATGCCGCGTGGATCCATACCTCCGCCACGCTCTCGATAGCGGGCGATTTCGGGCACTTCGCTCGGCAACTGGGGCTGGAAGATCCGCACACGCTGCATGTGGAAAGCCCGTTCGATTACCAGCATCAGGCGCTGGCGTATCTGCCGCAGGGCCTGCCCGATCCTGCGGCTCGCGACTACACCGACAAGGTGATCGACGCCATCCGCCCGGTACTCGATGCGTCCGACGGCCGGGCCTTCCTGCTGTTCACGTCGCATCGTGCGTTGCGCCGGGCCGCCGAGCAGTTGGAAGGCCGCGTGCCGTGGCCGCTGTTCGTGCAAGGCTCGGCGCCGCGCCATCGCCTGCTAGAGGCATTCCGTGCCAGTGGCCGCGGTGTGCTGCTGGGCGCGGCCAGTTTCTGGGAGGGCGTGGACGTGGCCGGCGAGGCGTTGAGCGTGGTGGTGATCGACAAGCTGCCCTTCGCCATGCCGGACGATCCCGTGTTGCAGGCGCGGCTGGAGGCCCTGGAAGAAGCCGGGATCAATCCGTTCATGGGCTGGCAGGTGCCCACGGCGGTGATTGCGCTCAAGCAGGGCGCCGGGCGCCTTATCCGCGACGTGCACGATCGCGGCGTGCTGGTGCTGTGCGATCCGCGCCTCAGCACCAAGGGGTATGGCCGCCTGTTCCTCGCCAGCCTGCCGCCGATGCCGCGCACGCGGGATCTGGCCGAGGTCGTCGCCTTCTTCAGGGACGCTGCCGCTCCCTCGTCCTAG